One genomic segment of Drosophila gunungcola strain Sukarami unplaced genomic scaffold, Dgunungcola_SK_2 000176F, whole genome shotgun sequence includes these proteins:
- the LOC128265912 gene encoding uncharacterized protein LOC128265912 has product MANFLNTEDQVRIREIVEKLIKQNSKRYTNDDGYVDIPCSSRDILANCPELSGIQAVPEFDSMVPQAGSPYIYRSGQLMSIGRRVARRMVDASGQQSMLHNRHQLDERLQSVGIYHNRLAKPCGIDPPKPEEGGRGDPDPGKRNSSMGSTA; this is encoded by the coding sequence ATGGCCAATTTTCTAAACACAGAGGATCAGGTGAGGATCCGTGAAATTGTCGAAAAATTGATCAAGCAAAATTCCAAACGCTATACCAACGATGATGGCTATGTCGATATACCGTGCTCTTCACGGGACATATTGGCCAACTGCCCAGAATTGTCGGGCATTCAGGCAGTTCCCGAGTTTGATTCCATGGTCCCTCAAGCCGGATCCCCATACATCTACCGCTCCGGTCAACTCATGTCCATCGGACGTCGTGTAGCCCGTCGCATGGTAGATGCGAGTGGCCAGCAGTCAATGCTACACAATCGCCACCAACTGGACGAACGCCTGCAATCCGTTGGAATATACCACAATCGTTTGGCCAAACCATGCGGAATTGATCCCCCGAAACCGGAAGAGGGTGGACGTGGTGACCCCGATCCCGGCAAGCGCAACTCATCCATGGGATCCACGGCTTGA